From Glycine soja cultivar W05 chromosome 4, ASM419377v2, whole genome shotgun sequence, the proteins below share one genomic window:
- the LOC114408537 gene encoding plastocyanin has translation MATVTSAAVAIPSFTGLKASAGKVSAAVKVSAPQATRLGIKASLKDVGVAVVATAASAVLASNAMAIEVLLGGDDGSLAFVPNNFSVASGEKIVFKNNAGFPHNVVFDEDEIPSGVDAGKISMSDEDLLNAPGETYSVTLDAKGTYSFFCSPHQGAGMVGKVTVN, from the coding sequence ATGGCCACCGTCACTTCTGCAGCCGTTGCTATTCCCTCATTCACTGGCCTCAAGGCAAGCGCAGGCAAAGTGAGTGCCGCAGTTAAAGTCTCAGCTCCCCAAGCCACAAGGTTGGGCATCAAGGCTTCGCTGAAAGACGTTGGAGTCGCTGTTGTGGCCACTGCCGCGAGTGCAGTGCTGGCTAGCAACGCCATGGCCATTGAAGTGTTGCTGGGTGGTGATGACGGGTCTCTGGCTTTCGTTCCCAACAATTTCTCCGTGGCCTCTGGGGAGAAGATCGTGTTCAAGAACAACGCAGGTTTCCCCCACAACGTTGTGTTCGACGAGGACGAGATTCCTAGCGGCGTGGATGCAGGGAAAATCTCCATGAGCGATGAAGACCTTCTCAATGCGCCTGGTGAGACTTACAGCGTTACTTTGGATGCTAAGGGAACCTACAGTTTCTTCTGTTCGCCTCACCAAGGAGCTGGTATGGTGGGAAAAGTCactgttaattaa
- the LOC114408536 gene encoding ornithine decarboxylase-like: MQHVVGGWWLMVSICIYTFINRVQIKNPLQLAKMPSLVAEAFQANGAEPLNLKPIFCASGIKGKRVTALSAEKNGLTDFIQRIIADKPDIDTPFSVLDLGVVMGLMDQWACKLPTVQPFYAVKCNPNLSLIGALAALGSSFDCASKAEIESVLSLGVSPDRIIYANPCKSESHIRYAASVGVNVTTYDSIDEVEKIRKCHPTCELLLRIKPPQDSGARTSLGLKYGALPEEVDELLQAAHEAGLKVTGVSFHIGSGGADTRAYHGAISAAKNVFESASRLGLPRMGVLDIGGGFTSGPSFEAAALKINAAIEGSFGKEEGLVVIGEPGRYFAETAFTLATRVIGKRVRGDVREYWIDDGIYGTLNNIVFDYATVTCMPLACTSKPENPTCCRDLNLKTYPSTVFGPTCDSIDTVLRDYQLPELQVNDWLVFPNMGAYTTSSGTNFNGFSSSAKSIFLACSSPEHTMF, from the coding sequence ATGCAACACGTGGTAGGTGGCTGGTGGCTTATGGTGAGTATCTGTATATATACGTTCATCAACCGCGTCCAAATCAAAAATCCCCTCCAGTTAGCAAAAATGCCTTCACTAGTTGCTGAAGCATTCCAAGCCAATGGCGCAGAACCCTTGAACCTGAAGCCCATTTTCTGTGCCTCAGGCATCAAGGGCAAGCGAGTGACTGCGTTGTCAGCAGAAAAAAATGGCCTCACTGATTTCATTCAAAGAATCATTGCTGACAAACCAGACATCGACACACCATTCAGCGTCCTCGATTTGGGGGTCGTCATGGGCCTGATGGACCAATGGGCCTGCAAGCTCCCCACGGTCCAGCCCTTCTACGCCGTCAAGTGCAACCCAAACCTCTCCCTCATCGGTGCGCTCGCTGCGCTCGGCTCCAGCTTCGACTGCGCCAGCAAAGCCGAGATCGAATCCGTTCTCTCCCTCGGAGTCTCACCCGACAGAATCATCTATGCAAACCCATGCAAATCCGAGTCACACATCAGATACGCCGCCTCCGTAGGCGTCAACGTCACAACCTACGACTCCATAGACGAGGTCGAGAAAATCCGAAAATGCCACCCCACGTGCGAGTTGCTCCTCCGCATTAAACCCCCGCAAGACAGCGGAGCGCGAACCAGCTTGGGCCTCAAATACGGCGCGCTTCCCGAGGAAGTCGATGAGCTTCTCCAAGCTGCTCACGAGGCGGGGCTCAAGGTGACCGGCGTGTCCTTCCACATTGGTAGCGGCGGAGCCGACACGCGAGCCTACCACGGAGCCATATCCGCCGCTAAAAACGTCTTCGAATCGGCTTCTCGGCTCGGCTTGCCCAGAATGGGCGTCCTCGACATCGGCGGCGGCTTCACCTCTGGGCCGTCGTTCGAAGCCGCGGCTTTGAAAATAAACGCCGCGATTGAAGGCAGCTTCGGGAAGGAGGAGGGGCTGGTGGTGATTGGCGAGCCGGGTCGTTATTTCGCGGAAACGGCTTTCACGTTGGCGACGAGAGTTATTGGAAAGCGCGTCAGGGGGGACGTGAGGGAGTATTGGATTGACGATGGGATTTACGGAACTCTTAATAACATCGTGTTTGATTACGCTACCGTCACGTGCATGCCACTCGCGTGCACCTCGAAACCGGAGAATCCTACATGCTGCAGGGATTTGAATTTGAAGACTTACCCTAGCACCGTGTTTGGACCCACATGCGATTCTATTGATACGGTTCTGAGGGATTACCAGCTCCCGGAACTGCAAGTGAACGATTGGCTTGTGTTCCCGAACATGGGTGCCTATACGACGTCGTCCGGGACTAACTTCAATGGGTTTAGCTCCTCAGCCAAGTCCATATTCCTTGCATGTTCGAGCCCGGAACACACCATGTTCTAA
- the LOC114408538 gene encoding phospholipase D delta-like, giving the protein MPHNPHTVVYLHGTLDLVIEEARFLPNMDMLSERVRRFFSALNTCSASISGKRKQQQARHRHRKIITSDPYVTVCLAGATVARTRVISNSQDPTWNEHFKIPLAHPASQVEFYVKDNDMFGADLIGVATVSAERILSGEAISDWFPIIGTFGKPPKPDCAVRLAMKFTRCEDSPMYRAGTESDPDRFVVRESYFPVRRGGSVTLYQDAHVPDSMLPEVELEDGVVFEHGKCWEDICHAILEAHHLVYIVGWSIYHKVKLVREPTKPLPSGGNLSLGELLKYKSQEGLRVLLLVWDDKTSHSKFFINTSGVMQTHDEETRKFFKHSSVRCLLSPRYASSKLSIFRQQVVGTLFTHHQKCVIVDTQAHGNNRKITAFIGGLDLCDGRYDTPEHRILRDIDTVYQDDYHNPTFCAGTKGPRQPWHDLHCKIEGPAAYDILTNFEQRWRKATRWSELGRKLKRVSHWNDDSLIKLERISWILSPSESTPIDDPELWVSKEDDPENWHVQVFRSIDSGSLKGFPKDVVVAETQNLVCAKNLVIDKSIQTAYIHAIRSAQHFIYIENQYFIGSSFAWPAYKEAGADNLIPVELALKIVSKIRSKERFAVYIVIPMWPEGSPSSTSVQEILFWQGQTMKMMYEIIARELKSMQLDSHPQDYLNFYCLGNREQLTTEVSSSSSSPSDNGETVSASQKFRRFMIYVHAKGMIVDDEYVILGSANINQRSLAGSRDTEIAMGAYQPHHTWSQKKGHPHGQVYGYRMSLWAEHTGTIEACFKEPECLECVKSVNKIAEDNWKKYTADDYSPLQGHLMKYPVSVNANGKVKSLPGFESFPDVGGKVLGSRSTLPDALTT; this is encoded by the exons ATGCCTCACAATCCGCACACCGTGGTCTACCTCCACGGCACCCTCGATTTGGTAATCGAGGAGGCTCGCTTCCTTCCGAACATGGACATGCTCTCCGAGCGCGTGCGGAGGTTCTTCTCCGCTCTCAACACCTGCAGCGCCTCCATCTCCGGGAAACGGAAGCAGCAACAAGCGCGCCACCGCCACCGCAAAATCATCACCAGCGATCCTTACGTCACCGTGTGCCTCGCCGGGGCCACCGTGGCGCGCACCCGCGTGATCTCGAACTCGCAGGACCCGACGTGGAACGAGCACTTCAAGATCCCGCTCGCGCACCCGGCCTCGCAGGTCGAGTTCTACGTCAAGGACAACGACATGTTCGGCGCCGACCTGATTGGAGTCGCCACCGTCTCCGCCGAGAGGATCCTCTCCGGCGAAGCCATCAGCGACTGGTTCCCGATCATAGGCACGTTCGGGAAGCCGCCGAAGCCTGACTGCGCGGTGCGGCTGGCGATGAAATTCACGAGGTGCGAGGACAGTCCTATGTACCGGGCCGGCACCGAATCGGATCCGGACCGGTTCGTTGTTCGGGAATCGTATTTTCCGGTTCGGCGCGGAGGTTCGGTGACGCTGTATCAGGACGCGCACGTGCCTGATTCGATGTTGCCGGAGGTTGAGTTAGAGGACGGGGTTGTGTTTGAGCACGGGAAGTGCTGGGAAGATATATGCCACGCGATATTGGAAGCGCATCATTTGGTTTACATTGTGGGTTGGTCCATCTACCACAAGGTGAAGTTGGTGAGAGAGCCTACAAAACCCTTACCTAGCGGTGGTAACTTGAGTCTCGGGGAGTTGCTCAAGTACAAGTCGCAAGAAGGTTTGCGAGTTTTACTATTGGTTTGGGATGATAAGACTTCGCACAGCAAGTTTTTCATTAACACG AGTGGAGTAATGCAAACACATGATGAAGAAACTCGAAAGTTTTTCAAGCATTCTTCAGTTAGATGTTTGCTGTCACCAAGATATGCCAGCAGTAAGCTTAGCATTTTCAGGCAGCAG GTTGTTGGCACTCTCTTTACACATCATCAGAAATGTGTGATTGTGGATACTCAAGCACACGGCAATAATCGGAAGATAACTGCATTTATAGGTGGTCTAGATCTTTGTGATGGCCGGTATGATACACCCGAGCATAGAATTTTACGTGATATCGACACTGTTTATCAGGACGATTATCATAATCCCACATTTTGT GCGGGAACCAAGGGTCCAAGGCAACCATGGCATGATTTACATTGCAAAATTGAAGGCCCAGCTGCATATGATATACTCACTAATTTTGAGCAGCGCTGGAGAAAAGCCACCAGATGGTCTGAGCTGGGTCGAAAACTCAAGAGAGTATCTCACTGGAACGATGATTCTTTGATCAAGTTAGAACGCATCTCTTGGATTCTTAGTCCTTCGGAATCAACTCCAATTGATGATCCTGAACTATGGGTTTCAAAGGAAGACGATCCTGAAAATTGGCATGTTCAG GTTTTTCGATCCATAGATTCTGGTTCTTTGAAGGGATTTCCTAAGGATGTAGTAGTTGCCGAGACTCAG AACCTTGTTTGTGCAAAAAATTTGGTCATAGACAAGAGTATTCAAACAGCATATATACATGCGATCAGATCTGCtcaacattttatttatatcgagaatcaatattttattggaTCATCCTTTGCTTGGCCAGCTTACAAAGAAGCAG GTGCTGATAACCTAATTCCTGTGGAGTTGGCACTGAAGATAGTCAGTAAGATAAGATCCAAGGAGAGATTTGCAGTTTATATTGTCATCCCAATGTGGCCTGAAGGTTCCCCTTCTTCTACTTCAGTGCAAGAGATACTCTTTTGGCAG GGACAAACAATGAAAATGATGTATGAAATCATTGCTCGGGAGTTAAAATCTATGCAGCTTGATAGTCATCCACAAGATTACCTCAATTTTTACTGTCTTGGGAACCGAGAGCAGTTGACAACTGAAGTTTCGAGTTCAAGTAGTTCACCTTCAGATAATGGCGAAACG GTTTCAGCCTCACAAAAGTTCCGACGGTTTATGATTTATGTACATGCCAAAGGAATGATTGTGGATGATGAATATGTAATTCTTGGGTCTGCCAATATAAATCAACGATCTTTGGCTGGATCCAGAGATACTGAGATAGCAATGGGTGCATATCAACCCCATCATACATGGAGTCAAAAAAAGGGACATCCACATGGTCAG GTATATGGGTATAGAATGTCTTTGTGGGCAGAACACACGGGGACCATAGAAGCTTGCTTCAAGGAGCCTGAATGTTTGGAGTGTGTGAAAAGTGTGAACAAGATTGCTGAAGACAACTGGAAGAAGTACACAGCTGATGATTATAGTCCATTGCAAGGGCACCTAATGAAGTATCCTGTGTCTGTAAATGCCAATGGGAAGGTAAAGTCCTTACCTGGATTTGAGTCTTTCCCAGATGTCGGTGGCAAGGTGCTTGGCTCCCGGTCTACCCTTCCTGATGCTCTAACTACGTAA